AGCAAGAGCTCTTTCTGGAGGTGCAGGTGCCGGCTCCGCCGCGCAACTGGCGCGCCTTCTCCGTGTGCTTCGAGTTGGACGGGCGGTGGCCTCCTGAACTCGTGCTCACGCCGGAGACCTTCGTACTGCATGCCGTGCCCGTGATGAACCTCCAGCGGGGAATGTCGAACCCGGTCGAGCACGACGGGACCAAGGAGCGCCACAGCGTGCAGCACCCGGAGTTCGCCAGTGGCTATCGCGTGCACGCGGTGCTGGGCATCTACCGGATGGATGGCAAGGGGCTGATTCCCATGCGGCCCGGCGCCATCTCCGGCGGCCCGGGGACCTATGAGGTCGAACACGAAGGGCAGGGGCGGGGCCGCAAGACGTGGCTGTCATTGGAGCTACCAGGCGCGTTCACCCAACCGGAGCGGGTTGCGGTTGAAGCAAGCTGGCACCAGCCGCTTCCGGCGCAGTTCGATGCGAGTGGCTACCGGGCCGTCCTGGCGGACCGCTTCCTGGAGGGCGTGCAGTGGAGTTTGGTGGGCGCCATCGTTCCAGGCACGGACAGCGCGCTGGAGCACACCCAGCAGGGTTTGCTCCAGTTGCTGGCGCTTCGCAACCAGCGCTTCCTGGGGCTGGAGGACCTGGTCTTCTTGTTGGAGTCCCTGGGCATGCGGGAGCAGCGCCACTTCCGTGAGCTCGTGAAGCACCTGTCCGCCGTGAAGGCGTCCCCGAAGCCCTTCGCGAAGAGCGCAAGTGGCTTCAAATACATCTATCAGCTCACCCTTTCCGACCTGGACCCTTCGCTGCTCCCCGCGGTGGACCTGTTCTCGGAGCGGTTGCTGGAGCTGCTCGGGGCCTGGAGCACCGAGGAGGTGGTGGAGCTGGAGGTGAAGCTCTCCCATCTGGAGAAGCCGCTGCGGTACGTGCAGCGCGGTGGCTGACACTCCCAACGCACCTCTCAGTACACATCCTTCAACGTCTGAATCGGAAATAATGCCATGTTGCGTCGAAATATTGATGCCGTGATCCGTCGCGCCATCAGCCACGGAATCATCCGGATTGATTATGAGCTTCCGCAGAGCTTCGATGGAATCTACGGCCAGCATCTGGATACGGCGCTCATGTTGTTGGAGCGGATTCATCATGGTCTGACGATTCGAAAGATGATGTATGATCATGCCGACCTCTGCCAGACTCCGCTTGCGGAGCAGGCTCGGATGTATCCTAAGGGGGAGCGGGGCTCGAAGCCCGAACGCTACCAGCGAAAGGGCTTGGACAAGCTTGTGTTGGCCGCGAAGGAACTCCCAGTTGATAAGTTGGATTCGATTCACAATCCAAACATCATCGTTAATTGTGATTCAGGGACGGAAGGAGAGCTTGGCTGTGAACCTGGATACATCAAGGTCTACCAAGCGGTCTACTGT
This genomic window from Myxococcus hansupus contains:
- a CDS encoding type VI secretion system baseplate subunit TssF; the encoded protein is MPAPPRNWRAFSVCFELDGRWPPELVLTPETFVLHAVPVMNLQRGMSNPVEHDGTKERHSVQHPEFASGYRVHAVLGIYRMDGKGLIPMRPGAISGGPGTYEVEHEGQGRGRKTWLSLELPGAFTQPERVAVEASWHQPLPAQFDASGYRAVLADRFLEGVQWSLVGAIVPGTDSALEHTQQGLLQLLALRNQRFLGLEDLVFLLESLGMREQRHFRELVKHLSAVKASPKPFAKSASGFKYIYQLTLSDLDPSLLPAVDLFSERLLELLGAWSTEEVVELEVKLSHLEKPLRYVQRGG